A stretch of DNA from Caretta caretta isolate rCarCar2 chromosome 24, rCarCar1.hap1, whole genome shotgun sequence:
gctggggctggagccgtccggagctgggtgcggtgagcagcgggggagagcgagggggaccctgggcagcgggcccagcacagggagacgcctcagccaagaggctctgcaggccaggcttggatcgtaaccccgccagggcgggggcgacactgggcagaagggtcctaccacttagagcctgagagcgtgtggccaccaccagagcaagtgtccaacccacagcatccctgctgcacagccagggcctgagaagaaggcctgggacttacgaggaacagactgtgaactgcccggacgttccagagacactgtttgtgatgttccctgccacagagcggggtgatgtgtttcctttaacctttctcattcttccttactctttttaaaattaattgttgattaaataacttgtatttgctttaagttgtatgtaatggtcagtgggtcagagaagtgcccagtgcagagagagtactccggagtggggacaccctagcccctgtcctaggtgaccagagcagggttgggggtcgagccccccaggaatcctgggcccagccttgttggggttacaaggactctgccagacaggagagtggaaggggagtccacaagggcagggaggccactgggtaaaggaagtgggagtgaagactcggatcctttcgctagcccacttcaccggggtcgtgcagaagccaggaaagttccccacaagagcgggactattttCCCGCTTACACAAGCATGCTCAGACTTTATGTACAGCAAAGACATCAGTGGAGTATGCTTCCATTGGTTGTACTCAGCTACTGGTTTACTGGCTGACAATAGTGTagcaagagaaggctgagagTTATCCAAGTCTTCCCGTGCGAAGTAATGCTCCCCTGAACTTCTCTCCCGCAGCCATGGCTCTCAGGTCGTCCTCCTCAGAGATGTCCGCCATTCTTGGCCCCCGCTAGCAAATCGCAAATGGTTTTCTGGAGGAAAGGAATGGCAAGACTGGATTAGACCCAAGAGCCACTTCCTCCAGTATCCCATCTCCGGCACTGGCCAGCACCCACTGCTTCCAAGGAAGGTGTTAGAACCCCAATGTGGGAGAATCTGCCCCCATGAAAGTCTCATCCTTATCCCTAAGCAGGAGGTTTCATAACCCTTCCAAAATTAGGATAATGCAACATAAACCTGATTTGAATGGAAGAAGAGCCTGCACACAGGGGTTTTCATGGTTGAACTAACTCAGATTGAAATTCCACAAAATTGGTCAAATAATGTTtctttcttgtgtagacaaggcctgagaatctgggcctgtgttttctctctctccttgcacAACCGGGACCCAATCCAAGCACAACAAAGAGCTACTACAGAGGCCCCTCTTTGCCTCGCTGGACACCCCACCTTTCACCTGTCGCCGGCGGCATTGCTATGTTGGCACAGCTCTTTCATGCAAGAGCTCTTCTGAAAACACAGCCACGCCTGACAGCCCGTTCTCCCTGTCTGTCCTTGTTCACCTCTGGCAGGCACCGATCTCATGCTGATAAGAGCCATGGGTTCTGCTTCCTCCTCTTAATGACTGACTGTTCCCATTCTTAAAACCCCATGAACTGTCCAGTGGACAAACAATAGGAGCCTGTTTAGAGTCTGACCGGGCATCACCTCAGAACAAGAGCTTTAGCCGTTTGCTGTTCAGAGACGGTGATATAACAAGGACAGTCCACGTCAGCAGCCAGAAAGGACATTTCTTCGCATGGGTCACTCACTCTAAAATACCTTGCTGAAGGAGGTTCTCAGGATCACTCCTGCTGATTCCCCACTGGACTTCTCTCCAGATTCTAGCAGGCTGTGCAGCTCCTGGTACTCTAGGGTTTGAGGTACACAACTGAACCCCAAGTACCTGGCTTTTCAGTCCTTACCTGGTTATTCCCTGTGGATCTgtgtggcacagagctgggtGGTATTAccaagtagcccagggaaaccctTTAGGAATTCCCATAGGAGATGAGATTACTATAATTATTTATCATATGTATTATGGTAGCGACTAGGGGGCAGATAATAGTTCACTGTTGTGTCAGGCACTGAACAGTCACTGAGCCCAGTGTTAACCTGCAATTTAACCCTGCAGTGAAGATGCACCTTAAGGTCCTTTTGAGCCGAATGGCGACATAAAGGTGCCTTAAACTCACACCCATTTTAAGGCCTTTAGACAGGAagcatgatccagtggttagggtccAAACCCAGGGGTTgaattccttgctctgctacagagctcttgtgtgaccttgggcgaatCACAGAAGCTCTCTTTGGCAGTTGCAAAATGAGGGTAGCAGCACTTTGCTAGCTCCTGGGGAAGTCTTCAGGAGAAATTCATCAATGATTGTGACCTTCCCAGCTATTAGGCTCTCAGGGGCCACGGAAGTGCTGAAGAGAGACAGAGCAGTGTAAAGTGAGTCGGCTGAAGCAGTGCTACAGACTGGTTGGTGGATATTTGTTTCGATTTAGCAGTGGTGTGTTTCAGTTCAGCTGGTCAATTTAGGACAGAGGTCCCCAATCTGTGGGACATGCCCCACTCGTGGGGCGCAGAGGAAGATTAAGGGGGCACTCCTGGggcacaggccagcccccatgTGGGGTGGGGATAGGGCGCCTAGTCCCGCCCTGActgccagccacacacccagggaTCCGCTACTAGCCGCCGGGCCCACACGCGGGGTCCCAGCTGGTGGCCCCACGCCCGGGCATCTGCTCTCAGCCCCGCGTCTGGGGATCCACCCCCAACCCAGCTGtgaccccagcctcagccccttacccctgtccaccattgttcttccatatctgccctgtttggccttgtttagtttcaggcagtctgactctgcaacatattgttgcagatcctcagcataactgctgcgagtgcctccaggcgagggggccaaggacactcgggcctagtgcgagggggcttcatcgacactcgtggtcttccatcccctcgagttacctagtggccatgcccagtgtccccaacaggactaacaaatttatttgagcataagctttcgtgagctatagctcctttcatcggatgcattcagtggaaaatacagcggggagatttatatacacagagaacatgaaacaatgggtgttaccatacacactgtaacgagagtgatcaaatAAGCTGAGCTATTATGAGCtacttttacgtagagattgtccagtttggccaatgtacaaggcagaggggcattgctggcacatgatggcatagatcacattggtagacacgtaggtgaacgagcctctgatagtgtggctgatgtgattaggcccaatgatggtgtcccctgaatagatatgtggacacagttggcaacgggctttgttgcaagggtaggttcctgggttagtgtttctgttgtgtggtgtgtggttgctggtgagtatgtgcttcaggttggggggctgtctgtaagcgaggactggcctgtctcccaagatttgtgagagtgatgggtcgtccttcaggataggttgtagatccttgatgatgcgctggagaggttttaattgggggctgaaggtgatggctcatggcgttctgttattttctttgttgggcctgtcctgtagtaggtaacttctgggtactcttctggctctgtcaatctgtttcttcacttcagcaggtgggtattgtagttgtaagaacgcttgatagagatcttgtaggtgtttgtctctgtctgaggggttggaacaaatgcggttgtatcatagagcttggctgtagacaatggatcgtgtggtgtggtctggatgaaagttggaggcatgtaggtaagtatagcggtccgtaggtttccggtatagggtggtgtttatgtgaccatcatttattagcaccatagtgtccaggaagtggatctctggtgtggactggtccaggctgaggttgatggtgggatggaaattgttgaaatcatggtagaattcctcaagggcttcttttccatgggtccaaatgatgaagatgtcatcaatgtagcacaagtagagtaggggcattaggggacaagagctgagacagcgttgttctaagtcagccataaaaatgttggcatactgtggggccatgcgggtacccattgcagtgccgctgatttgaaccCTAATTAGACTGTTGCACAAATCATTACAAATCATACGCAGGATCCATAGGGTCAGCAGAGAAACATTCCCTATGAAGCTCTCTTGCTTAAAGGGAGATCTATTGAGAAAGAGTGCTGTGATGAAAAGGGGCCACTCCTGGGTAAAGCTGGCCTTCAATGGGTGAAGGAACGGGAAAGAACATCCTGTACCAGGGAGAGGAATTCTGAGATAGACTGGAAAGGGAAAcctctgcagcagcagttggCTCAGTAGCAGATATATAGGCCAAGGCCTGTTCCACCCAATTCAGGACATTTTAACCCCTGAGAAGCCTAAGGGAACTGGTAAGCCAGTAGTATGAAGATAGACAAAAGGATGGATGTGTGTCAACTGTGGACAGCAAGACCATTTAGTACAAGACTGTGAGAACTCACCTCAGCCCAATTTAGCGCAACAATGGCAAAGCTGCCTGCTGGAGGATTTGCGTGACGGGCACAGCCAGCAAAGCAGTCATGTAGAGGCACAGAGTACAATCTGGATCTCATGAGGACAATCCTGGAGAAGAGTCAGAATACTAAAAGAGTTTCAGACAGCAAGACCATAGCCTGGAAGGACAAATGTGCAAGATTCTGTTCCTGTTGATTGGAAAGTTTTGCAGTGACAAGATAGGCATATAGGACACTTGATTCACTTTCTGGAGTCTGGCCCTTGGCCCAGTCAgggtgaggaggagaaggagaaatatAAGACCTGTCTATACTTAACAAGACTGGCCAAAGCTTTTTGTGTTCAGTGGGGTTTTGTACAGAAAGATTCAGAAAAGAGTAGATTTGGGATAGCTAGTGATTCCCTACACTCATTGAGACAGCATTAGAAGGAATCCCTGGGAAGATATGCACCACATGGGAATAGAAAGAACACTAGAGTTGCTAGAGGTCAGTTTTATTTGCCTTAAATGACCCGAGCCGTAGAAAGGAAATGTCTGCAATCAGAACTCAATCCTCAGTCAGCGGAATTTGACCCAAACAAGAGGAGTCAACTTCATGAAGATCAACTGGAAGGGACACAAACCAGGGAAATTTCCCACCACAACATCTGTAGAGAGTACTGCAGAGGTATCTATTGGATCTCACAGAACATGGCAAGTTAGAAGCCAATTAGTCCAATTTGGCGACCATCTCCCTCACTCTGTTATTAATCCAGGGGCTGGAATATAAGGAGCCCTAGACTTTGGTTTGCTGACAAGGCAAGTGTTTGGGAAAGAATCAAGTTGCTGCTGTTCTTTCCAAGTGGTGAAGGTGACACATGCCACGTGTTATGAAGACTGAGACCTCATCTCAGAAAGAAGATCAGAGAGCACTATGTTTGCTATGTGTGTGCTAACGTGTAAAGGCTATGTTGAaagcttgtttttaaatatatgcaaCAGCACCAAAGTGGGAAGGCTGTATAAGGGCTAGATTTAATACCAAATAGcttgtgtttaaaaaattattcagaaGAATTCCAGATACTATTTGCAGGGTGTTTGCATGTGTTCAGTGTTAGTTTATaagacattgcactggactctctctctctctctctctctctagctgctTGGGAACCGTTAACACCTATGTTCAAGGTTTTACATACAAGAGCCCTGAGGTTTAACTCTGTGCAAAAGCTTGTGCTTCAACAACGGGCTCAGCTGAGGAAGTGCAAGAAAGAGGGGTGTGTAACCAAGTTACACATTCTAGTGGGGCAGCAACCCTTATCCTGTTATGTGTTGTCTTCAGATACCACctcccctctcctttctcctgTGTGATGTCACCCCAGAGTCCCTGTCGTTTCCCAGGCGATTGTAGTAAACAAGTCCTTGGAGGTTCTGCTATGCCATGTGAGTAATGGCTTCCTCAGCCCCAGGCCAATTCAGTTACTCACCTCAGAGCCAAGGTactgaatggaaaatacaggggaTGGTGGGAGGGACCCAGTTGTTTCTGGAGCTGACTAAGAAGAGGGCATGGTAGAATAACATGCAGGCCAGAGGGCTCTTCCACTCTCAATGGAGGTGGATCATGCCCATGTTCAAGTCAGCCAAGACCTTCTCTGCCTCCCAACTCACCACTCCATCCTACATTCCTTCTGCTGTCTCTCTACCTCTCACCCCCATCACTGCCCCTCCACTCCCGTTGCTGTTCCCATGTTGGTCTCCCCTCCACACAACACTGCCTGTTCCCCGTTCCCCTCCCTGGGACTCTCACCTTGTTGTTTTGGGCAGGCAATGGAGGGAACCCAGCTGCTCcgtcctcagccatcacctccaAGCCCAAAGGAGGAAGAGTAGGGAGCGCCCAGCAAGAATTCCTGCTCCCCCCACCACGCATTTTCAACCAGACAGCTCTGCCAAGCAACAACCTAGGGCTCATCTACAGACTGATGGATGCCACTGTGTCCTCGCCCTCAGTGCTGGTCCAGACCCTGCCGGGGTCCTTCCCAGACATCTATGATGGAGACACCAAGAAGTGGGAGGAGCATTTCCACAGCATCCAGAGGGCCTACAAGGAATTTGGCAAGGATGATGACTTGGCCATCCGGGTGCTGACTGAGGACTTCACCCTGCCATTCCCATTTACCTGGCCGGCTGAAGGTGAGGCATCCCTGCAGCCATCCTATGACCCCACCGACTGCTCCAGCTTCGACTTCTTCCTGCACCCAGGCAAACCCGTGCCTCGGATACTGCAGCCGCTGCATGCCACCACCCAGGCCTTCTTCAAGAAGAGACGCCTGGAGCAGCTGGCCCTCAGCTATGCCAGCCAGGGTTCCCAGGGGCCACCGGCACAAGGAGCCACTCCCCCGATGCAGACAGACGTTGTGATGATCACCAGCCTGCCGCATGTGAGCACCTCCACCATTCCTGGAGAACCCACCTTCCTTCTAAAGGATGTCAAAGGCCTGAGGAACATCCAGCCTGCCCCTGTGGCAGTCTCCAATCCTGCCCCACCACAGCTAGGAAATCCTGGGTTACTTACCCCAACCATTTCCCATTTAAACCTTCAGTAATGCTCCAGATGTGTCTGAACCCAAACGTGGCCCATCTGAATACTCCAGATGTTTATGAAACCTCGACAAACCCCATGTGAACACTCAGTAATGCTCCAGATGTTTATGAACTCCAGCGCTGCCCGTCTTAATGTTCCAGATGTTTATGAACTCCAGCACTGACCATAACACACCCTGATGTTCCAGATGTTTTTGAAGCCCAGTTCTGCTCACCTGTCCACTCAGGTAAATCTACATTGCAAAAAACCAACCCCATGGCAGCGAATCACAGAGCCAAGGTCAACTGgtttgggctcatggggctcatgctgctgggcttaaaatagcagtgtagacgttggCACCCAggatggagcccaggctctgagaccctctcccCTTGCTGGGTTTCCAGCCTGGCatggaacgtctacactgctatttttagccttgtaGTGTGAGCTccgcaagcccgagtcagttgacacAAGCTTTGAGAGTCGCTGCTGCAacgtagacatatcctcagtgaTGATCCGGATGTTTGTTGTCTAGCTAGGATCTGTATGTTACAGCCTGGGTTGAAAGTTTAATAAAAATCGGCCTATCTGCTGAAGAGGGACCCTACCAGCCTACCCTGTATATGGAGAGAGCATCCCGGGGCGAAGATTAGTAAAATCGAATCAACTTGGACTCATCTTTGATCTTAGAATGAGCTCATCGGACAGAAACATAGATCCTCTTCCACACCACAGCTAGGTCTCTCGCCATGGGAAGTGAGAGACGAGTTGTGGGAGGCTCAGTCCCGTTACCAGCAGGACAGGTGTCAACACAAGTCAGCTGTCCTTTTCACTATCACCTTCAGCACCGTGGTCAGGGATTAAAATAGGCCCAGGACACTGAAGCTGCAGCATCCAGATGAAGGCTGGTCAAAAACTTGCCATCAAAAACGGTATGTCCCAAAACCGAAATATTTCCATTCTCACATGCCACCagggtgcctcatgggagctgtagtttgggtGACTCGTGCTTTTGGGCTAGGCCCTGGTCAGGCTCCCATGATACACCATAGTCATACAACTGCCATAATGCATGGCCTCCCCTTGCTAAGCGAGCAGCTGGCAGTCCCTCGTGGGCGATGTCCAGATGGGGAGCCTGGTCCCCAGAGCAGAGTATGAGGCACCATTTCAGAATGGAAAtcctgcaattttttttccccaaaaactgCAAATTTAATCCCATTTTCCAGCTCTAATCCAGACCTCTTCCTACTCTCCAACTGGCAGGTCccgcccctctctctcccctgcaaaTCCATAtcataggtgtgtgtgtggggagctgagCTCTCAGTCATAGGGTGGGTGAGGATGAATGCACCAAACAATTCCTAAATTCTGCTCCCCCAGCACTGGCAAACCCCACTGTGACACTTCCCGGGGATACCCAGGGCTGGGAGACACCCTGCCACCCTCTGCTCTTGCCGTGTGGGAGCCACCTGTGCTAGccatgggtcagctccccaactccaccagccacAGGTGACACAAGCAGTCAATCCTCAGTCTGTGCAGACCCCActgtccctctgcaggttagCGAGAGGTGCACTCCAGCTCCCAAGCCTGCCAAGCATCTTCAGCATGGACCCCCTGATGCACTGGACACTCACTGTGTTTTCTCCCAAGGAACAGCACCCCGCAGCTTGCCAGTTATACCTCAGATCACCGCTCTCCTTAAACACAGCCCTTAGAGCTGCTTAGGGAGAAAGCAAGcaaacatttatttaacaaagagtAGATTTCAAATAATAGCA
This window harbors:
- the LOC142070069 gene encoding uncharacterized protein LOC142070069, whose product is MASSAPGQFSYSPQSQGNGGNPAAPSSAITSKPKGGRVGSAQQEFLLPPPRIFNQTALPSNNLGLIYRLMDATVSSPSVLVQTLPGSFPDIYDGDTKKWEEHFHSIQRAYKEFGKDDDLAIRVLTEDFTLPFPFTWPAEGEASLQPSYDPTDCSSFDFFLHPGKPVPRILQPLHATTQAFFKKRRLEQLALSYASQGSQGPPAQGATPPMQTDVVMITSLPHVSTSTIPGEPTFLLKDVKGLRNIQPAPVAVSNPAPPQL